A window of the Myxocyprinus asiaticus isolate MX2 ecotype Aquarium Trade chromosome 11, UBuf_Myxa_2, whole genome shotgun sequence genome harbors these coding sequences:
- the LOC127447820 gene encoding radial spoke head 1 homolog isoform X1, producing MANLLSPPRSCDVGSEVFDDEQGSLGEYEGDRNEAGERHGQGKAVLPNGDTYQGSYEYGKRSGRGTYKFKNGARYTGEWHMNLKHGQGIFYYPDGSKYEGSWVDDQRQGHGVYTYPNGDTYDGEWLLHQRHGQGLYTYNDTGSQCMGTWIMGKMESAGELIHLNHRYQGNFVNNNPSGPGKYVFNIGCEQHGMYFQIDQDKADTEEEEPVMTTILKWKPKTVTGLSLWTNVKDTETSDQGVVEE from the exons atggcaaatttactgtcacccccacgcagctgtg ACGTTGGCTCCGAAGTGTTTGACGACGAGCAAGGGTCCCTGGGG GAGTATGAGGGAGACAGAAATGAAGCCGGAGAGAGACACGGACAGGGGAAAGCTGTCCTGCCTAATGGAGACACTTACCAAGGATCATATGAATATGGCAAGAGATCTGGACGG GGCACATACAAGTTCAAGAATGGGGCCCGATACACTGGAGAGTGGCACATGAATTTAAAACATGGACAAGGTATATTTTATTACCCAGATGGCTCCAAATATGAAG GAAGCTGGGTGGATGaccagcgacagggtcatggtGTTTACACATACCCTAATGGAGACACTTATGATGGTGAATGGTTGCTCCATCAAAG ACATGGGCAGGGTTTGTACACATATAATGATACAGGTTCTCAGTGCATGGGCACATGGATCATGGGTAAAATGGAATCAGCTGGGGAGCTTATCCATCTGAACCACAGATATCAGGGCAACTTTGTCAATAATAAT CCCTCTGGTCCAGGGAAGTATGTGTTTAACATTGGGTGTGAGCAGCATGGGATGTATTTCCAGATAGATCAG GATAAAGCAGATACAGAGGAAGAAGAGCCTGTCATGACTACTATCTTGAAATGGAAACCCAAGACAGTTACAGGGCTTTCTCTTTGGACCAATGTGAAAGATACTGAAACTTCAG ATCAAGGTGTGGTTGAAGAGTGA
- the LOC127447820 gene encoding radial spoke head 1 homolog isoform X2, which yields MSDVGSEVFDDEQGSLGEYEGDRNEAGERHGQGKAVLPNGDTYQGSYEYGKRSGRGTYKFKNGARYTGEWHMNLKHGQGIFYYPDGSKYEGSWVDDQRQGHGVYTYPNGDTYDGEWLLHQRHGQGLYTYNDTGSQCMGTWIMGKMESAGELIHLNHRYQGNFVNNNPSGPGKYVFNIGCEQHGMYFQIDQDKADTEEEEPVMTTILKWKPKTVTGLSLWTNVKDTETSDQGVVEE from the exons ATGTCAGACGTTGGCTCCGAAGTGTTTGACGACGAGCAAGGGTCCCTGGGG GAGTATGAGGGAGACAGAAATGAAGCCGGAGAGAGACACGGACAGGGGAAAGCTGTCCTGCCTAATGGAGACACTTACCAAGGATCATATGAATATGGCAAGAGATCTGGACGG GGCACATACAAGTTCAAGAATGGGGCCCGATACACTGGAGAGTGGCACATGAATTTAAAACATGGACAAGGTATATTTTATTACCCAGATGGCTCCAAATATGAAG GAAGCTGGGTGGATGaccagcgacagggtcatggtGTTTACACATACCCTAATGGAGACACTTATGATGGTGAATGGTTGCTCCATCAAAG ACATGGGCAGGGTTTGTACACATATAATGATACAGGTTCTCAGTGCATGGGCACATGGATCATGGGTAAAATGGAATCAGCTGGGGAGCTTATCCATCTGAACCACAGATATCAGGGCAACTTTGTCAATAATAAT CCCTCTGGTCCAGGGAAGTATGTGTTTAACATTGGGTGTGAGCAGCATGGGATGTATTTCCAGATAGATCAG GATAAAGCAGATACAGAGGAAGAAGAGCCTGTCATGACTACTATCTTGAAATGGAAACCCAAGACAGTTACAGGGCTTTCTCTTTGGACCAATGTGAAAGATACTGAAACTTCAG ATCAAGGTGTGGTTGAAGAGTGA